CCCGGACGAGGCGGTGACCGTGGTGGTGGCCAAGTCCGAGATGGGCCAGGGCGTCACCACGTCCCTCCCCATGCTCGTGGCCGAGGAGCTGGAGGCCGACTGGGCGCGGGTCCGGTTCGAGGTCGCACCCGCCGACGACCGTTTCAACGATCCCGTCTGGGGGACACAGGCCACCGGCGGCAGCACTTCCATCCGGCACCTCTACGAGCCGCTCCGCCTGGCGGGCGCCGCGGCGCGGGAGATGCTCAGGGCGGCGGCGGCCCGGGAGTGGGGCGTCCCGGTGGCCCGGTGCCGGGCGCGGGCGGGGGTGGTGACCGAGGCCGGGGGCGGGCGGCGCGCCACGTACGGGGAGCTGTGCCGCGCGGCGGCCGAGCTGCCCGTTCCCGACGCACCCCCCCTCAAGCCCGACGGGGAGTTCAGGCTCCTCGGCACCGAGCCGGACCGGCTGGACCTCCCGGTCAAGGTGGCTGGGACCGCCGTCTACGGGATGGACGTCTTCGTGGACGGGATGGTGTACGCGGCCGTGGCCCGCCCTCCCGCCTTCGGCGCGCATCCCGGGGCCTTCGACGAGGCGGCCGCCCGCCGGGTGCCGGGGGTCCGGCACGTCCAGGTCCTTCCCGGGGGGCGCGGGATCGGGGTCTGCGCCGATACCCCGTGGGCGGCCCGGCGGGGCGTGGAGGCGCTTGCGCCGTCCTGGGCGGGTGCGGCCGACCCAAGCCTGGACGACGCCGCCCTGGAGCGGGCCTTCCTCGCCCACCTGGGGCGCCCCGGCGTCACGGCCCGGGACGACGGCGACGCCCCCGGGGCCGTGGCGGCGGCCGAGCGGTCCCTGCGGGCCCGCTACCTCGTTCCCTACCTCGCCCATGCCACCATGGAGCCCATGAATTGCACCGCCCGGGTCGGGCCCGGCGGATGTGAGGTCTGGGTGCCCACCCAGAACCAGAGCGGGGCGCGCCGGGCGGCCGCCCGTGCCTCGGGGCTTCCCCTCGCGAAGGTCCGCGTCCACACCACGTACCTCGGGGGCGGCTTCGGCCGGCGGTTCGAGACCGACGTGGTGGAGGAGGCCGTGGCCCTGGCCAAGGGGAGCGGCCGGCCGGTGAAGCTCCTCTGGAGCCGGGAGGACGACTTCCGGCACGACTTCTACCGCCCGGCCTGCGCCTGCGACGTGGCCGGCGCCCTGGGCCCCGACGGGCGGATGGCCGCCTGGCATCACCGGGTGGCGGTGCCCTCCATCTTCGCCCGGGTCTTCCCCGACCGGGTCGAGGGGGGCGTGGATCCCGCGGCGGTGGAGGGGCTGCGCAACCTGCCCTACGAGGTCCCCAACGTCCGGGTGGAATACGTCCGGGTGGAGACCCCGGTCCCGGTGGGCTTCTGGCGGTCGGTGGGGAGCTCCCACAACGCCTTCGCCGTGGAGTCCTTCGTGGACGAGATGGCCCGGGCGGCCGGGCAGGATCCCCTGGCCTTCCGGCTGGCGCACCTGGGCGGCTCCCGTCGGGCCCGGTGCGTGCTGGAGACGGCCGCCGCCGCCATCCAGTGGTGGAAGGGGTTGCGGCCCGGCGAGGGGCGCGGCATCGCCCAGCACTTTTCCTTCGGCAGCTACGTGGCCCTGGCCGTGGAGGTCCGGGTGGACCGGCCCCGGGGGCGGATCCGGGTGCTCCGGGCGTGCTGCGCCGTGGATTGCGGGCGCGTGGTCCACCCCGACACCGTGAAGGCCCAGATGGAGGGGGCGGTCCTCTTCGGGCTGGGGGCGGCCCTCAAGGAGGAGGTCCATTTCGGCGGCGGCGGGGTGGCCACATCCAACTTCGACGACTACGAGCCCCTCCGGATGAGCGAGGCGCCGATGGTGGAGGTGCACCTCGTGGAAAGCGGCGAGGCGCCCGGCGGGGTGGGGGAGCCGGGGGTGCCGCCCGTGGCCCCGGCCGTGGC
This genomic interval from Dissulfurirhabdus thermomarina contains the following:
- a CDS encoding xanthine dehydrogenase family protein molybdopterin-binding subunit, translated to MRRGLTRRRFLQGSAGLVLAAATTPAGCRLFRRGEVPAALSPSVWLRVTPDEAVTVVVAKSEMGQGVTTSLPMLVAEELEADWARVRFEVAPADDRFNDPVWGTQATGGSTSIRHLYEPLRLAGAAAREMLRAAAAREWGVPVARCRARAGVVTEAGGGRRATYGELCRAAAELPVPDAPPLKPDGEFRLLGTEPDRLDLPVKVAGTAVYGMDVFVDGMVYAAVARPPAFGAHPGAFDEAAARRVPGVRHVQVLPGGRGIGVCADTPWAARRGVEALAPSWAGAADPSLDDAALERAFLAHLGRPGVTARDDGDAPGAVAAAERSLRARYLVPYLAHATMEPMNCTARVGPGGCEVWVPTQNQSGARRAAARASGLPLAKVRVHTTYLGGGFGRRFETDVVEEAVALAKGSGRPVKLLWSREDDFRHDFYRPACACDVAGALGPDGRMAAWHHRVAVPSIFARVFPDRVEGGVDPAAVEGLRNLPYEVPNVRVEYVRVETPVPVGFWRSVGSSHNAFAVESFVDEMARAAGQDPLAFRLAHLGGSRRARCVLETAAAAIQWWKGLRPGEGRGIAQHFSFGSYVALAVEVRVDRPRGRIRVLRACCAVDCGRVVHPDTVKAQMEGAVLFGLGAALKEEVHFGGGGVATSNFDDYEPLRMSEAPMVEVHLVESGEAPGGVGEPGVPPVAPAVANAVFDAVGVRLRRLPLSPANVARALSLS